The following are encoded together in the Montipora foliosa isolate CH-2021 chromosome 12, ASM3666993v2, whole genome shotgun sequence genome:
- the LOC137980824 gene encoding probable DNA double-strand break repair Rad50 ATPase, which produces MTKTRNNKRGDRGSLEESPRDVKKLNIQSSPSQKIEGNMAEGETATCDASFQEEPTLLQLRDILVNLESSVAAILQDNANLREELSQFRATFQSHGRDIEQLKTKLAKVISENQTLRTELHQTRKNLKEEQDDTSRMWVELDELEQYSRKSSRETYGIQELAYVSADEAEYSAKIRELHPMFCEKLSYVKDKRLFWEMLNMEIRNVTISFAKGKASLVRKHEREIKERLDKLDKKICHSADLNNVDQELNEYDELKNELKLIYEVKSKATIFRAKCNWVENREKATKYFFNVEKRNYNRKVINEIETEEGASIKNNKEILAKI; this is translated from the coding sequence ATGACAAAAACTAGAAACAATAAAAGGGGAGACCGTGGGTCCTTGGAAGAATCGCCGAGGGACGTGAAAAAACTGAACATTCAGTCTTCTCCATCTCAGAAAATCGAAGGAAATATGGCAGAAGGTGAAACCGCAACTTGTGATGCGTCCTTTCAAGAAGAACCAACCCTATTGCAATTGCGAGATATTTTAGTTAATCTGGAAAGCTCTGTGGCAGCAATATTGCAAGACAATGCTAATCTTAGAGAAGAGCTCTCGCAATTTAGAGCGACTTTTCAGTCACATGGCCGCGACATTGAGCAACTTAAGACAAAGCTTGCGAAGGTCAtaagtgaaaatcaaacactTAGGACTGAACTTCATCAAACGAGGAAAAACTTAAAGGAGGAACAAGATGATACATCTAGAATGTGGGTGGAGCTGGATGAACTAGAGCAGTACAGTAGAAAGTCCTCCCGGGAAACTTATGGAATACAGGAATTGGCGTACGTGTCAGCAGATGAAGCTGAGTATAGCGCTAAGATTCGTGAATTGCACCCAATGTTCTGCGAAAAACTCTCTTATGTTAAAGATAAGCGACTTTTCTGGGAAATGCTCAACATGGAAATCCGGAATGTTACAATCTCCTTTGCCAAAGGAAAGGCGAGTTTGGTTAGAAAAcatgaaagagaaataaaggaGCGATTGGATAAGTTGGATAAAAAAATATGTCATAGCGCTGATTTGAATAACGTGGATCAAGAACTAAATGAATATGACGAACTTAAGAATGAACTTAAACTAATCTATGAAGTGAAAAGTAAAGCGACTATATTTAGAGCTAAGTGTAACTGGGTTGAAAACCGAGAGAAAGCTACCAAGTATTTTTTCAACGTAGAAAAAAGGAATTACAACCGAAAGGTCATTAATGAAATTGAAACCGAGGAGGGCGCATCCATAAAGAATAATAAGGAAATTTTGGCGAAAATCTAA
- the LOC137980823 gene encoding uncharacterized protein, which translates to MAQYHCCVPHCNNDGRKKSHKDLGFFNFPTEKKLRQAWIIAIRRDESPLFKIQKDSTLVCSEHVKPDEIEKTLAGKKRLKKQVVPSIFAWVKPKQERSENLYQRRKRLRCDTPSPLSKDVEVSDDMAGSASLLPSLVEPSKEGALCNRIAELEEIIAVTSEKITVMSLDKFGLERFSNNPKQIQFYTGFSSYELLKSVFIWLEPSAKNMSTWSQVQHSGTPPVDFESKTGDSMRVKQGFPIEDLAVRFKVSPSTVRRVFLTWANFLYFMLGQIPIWPTKVQSYTTYKGLVGISPNGSVTFVSSLFQGSVSDKEITRQSGILNLLEEGAVVMADKGFLIEDLLKKVNATLMIPPFLGKSKGCNVSGGKQFTAAEVSNTQEIARLRIHVARAIRRVKEYHFFDRVQPLVLGGSINQVWSVSCFLTNLKGLLF; encoded by the exons ATGGCGCAATACCATTGCTGTGTGCCACACTGCAACAACGATGGGCGCAAGAAAAGCCATAAAGATTTAGGGTTTTTCAACTTTCCAACAGAAAAGAAACTACGACAGGCATGGATAATAGCCATTCGACGTGACGAAAGTCCACTTTTCAAG ATACAAAAGGACTCTACACTAGTGTGTTCAGAACACGTTAAACCAGACGAAATTGAAAAAACATTGGCTGGAAAGAAACGGTTAAAGAAGCAAGTAGTTCCATCAATATTTGCATGGGTTAAACCTAAACAAGAGCGATCAGAGAATTTATATCAGCGAAGAAAAAGGCTTCGATGTGACACGCCGTCGCCCTTAAGCAAAGACGTAGAGGTCAGTGATGACATGGCTGGATCTGCTTCCCTACTACCATCACTGGTAGAACCAAGCAAAGAAGGAGCTCTTTGTAATCGGATAGCAGAACTTGAGGAGATAATTGCTGTTACGTCAGAAAAGATTACTGTCATGTCTCTGGACAAATTTGGATTAGAGAGATTTTCCAATAACCCTAAGCAAATCCAGTTTTACACAGGATTCAGCTCTTATGAACTATTGAAATCTGTGTTCATTTGGTTGGAGCCATCTGCAAAGAACATGAGCACGTGGTCTCAAGTTCAGCATAGTGGTACTCCCCCAGTTGATTTTGAAAGCAAAACTGGTGACTCCA tGCGTGTTAAGCAAGGTTTTCCTATTGAAGACCTGGCTGTGAGATTTAAAGTCAGTCCCAGTACAGTTCGTAGAGTGTTTTTGACATGGgctaattttctttacttcatgCTTGGTCAGATTCCCATTTGGCCCACAAAGGTTCAG AGTTACACCACTTATAAAGGCTTAGTAGGTATTTCCCCAAATGGGTCAGTTACCTTTGTTAGTTCTCTGTTCCAGGGAAGTGTGTCGGATAAAGAGATTACTCGTCAAAGTGGAATTCTTAACTTGTTAGAAGAAGGGGCTGTGGTAATGGCAGATAAGGGGTTTTTGATTGAAGACCTTCTCAAAAaagtaaatgcaacattgatgaTTCCTCCATTCTTAGGAAAAAGTAAGGGTTGTAATGTTTCTGGAGGTAAGCAGTTCACAGCAGCAGAGGTTTCTAACACTCAAGAAATTGCCAGACTCCGGATACATGTCGCGAGAGCCATACGCAGGGTCAAGGAATACCATTTCTTTGACAGAGTTCAGCCTCTTGTGTTAGGTGGTTCAATAAATCAGGTTTGGAGTGTTTCCTGCTTTCTAACAAATCTGAAAGGGCTACTATTCTGA